One window from the genome of Halostella litorea encodes:
- the narH gene encoding nitrate reductase subunit beta produces the protein MSTDGSQSDGEDDGVGLAEGVDHQVAMVMDLNKCVGCQTCTVACKSLWTEGDGSDYMYWNNVETKPGEGYPRGWEESGGGWKSGEHAERQPGEIPAKEDYGEAWEFNHESIMYDGSDEPLRPDSDPEWGPNWDEDEGAGEYPNSYYFYLPRICNHCTHPSCVEACPRKAIYKREEDGIVLIDQERCRGYRYCVEGCPYKKVYYNATTKTSEKCIFCYPRIEGEGPDGETFAPACAEDCPPQLRLVGYLDDEEGPIYKLVEEYGVALPLHPEYRTQPNVYYIPPFAPPQHSEDGETVDVDRIPRPYLEELFGERVHDALDTIERERERVNRGGDSELLDLLTDTNPARKYRLEVFDDA, from the coding sequence ATGAGCACCGACGGATCCCAGTCCGACGGCGAGGACGACGGCGTCGGCCTCGCGGAGGGGGTCGACCACCAGGTCGCCATGGTGATGGACCTGAACAAGTGCGTCGGCTGTCAGACGTGTACGGTCGCGTGCAAGTCGCTGTGGACCGAGGGCGACGGCAGCGACTACATGTACTGGAACAACGTCGAGACGAAACCCGGGGAGGGGTATCCCCGCGGCTGGGAGGAGTCGGGCGGCGGCTGGAAGTCCGGCGAGCACGCCGAGCGCCAGCCCGGCGAGATCCCGGCCAAGGAGGACTACGGGGAGGCGTGGGAGTTCAACCACGAGTCGATCATGTACGACGGGAGCGACGAGCCGCTCCGCCCCGACAGCGACCCCGAGTGGGGGCCGAACTGGGACGAGGACGAGGGGGCCGGCGAGTACCCCAACTCCTACTACTTCTACCTCCCGCGCATCTGCAACCACTGCACGCACCCCTCCTGCGTCGAGGCGTGCCCGCGGAAGGCCATCTACAAGCGCGAGGAGGACGGCATCGTGCTGATCGACCAGGAGCGCTGCCGCGGCTACCGCTACTGCGTCGAGGGCTGTCCGTACAAGAAGGTGTACTACAACGCGACGACGAAGACGTCCGAGAAGTGCATCTTCTGTTACCCCCGCATCGAGGGGGAGGGCCCGGACGGCGAGACGTTCGCGCCGGCCTGCGCGGAGGACTGCCCGCCCCAGCTCCGACTGGTCGGCTACCTCGACGACGAGGAGGGACCGATCTACAAGCTCGTCGAGGAGTACGGGGTCGCGCTGCCGCTCCACCCCGAGTACCGCACGCAGCCGAACGTGTACTACATCCCCCCGTTCGCGCCGCCCCAGCACTCCGAGGACGGCGAGACGGTCGACGTCGACCGCATCCCGCGGCCGTACCTCGAGGAGCTGTTCGGCGAGCGCGTCCACGACGCGCTCGACACCATCGAGCGCGAGCGAGAGCGCGTGAACCGCGGCGGCGACAGCGAACTGCTCGACCTGCTCACCGACACCAACCCGGCGCGCAAGTACCGGCTGGAGGTGTTCGACGATGCGTAG